The segment AGCGTGCTGCAGTCGATCGTGGGCGTGGTCCTCGTGGGCGCCGTCGCCGTGGCCATCGGCTTCCGGTCCACGGACGCAACCGTCCTGGAGTGGCTGGCGGCGTTCGGGCTGCTCGCGCTGTTCTCGCTGGCTCTCACCTGGATCGCCGCCGGCATGGGCCTGATCAGCCCGAACGCCGAGGCCGCCAGCAACAACGCCCTGCCGATGATCCTGCTGCCGCTCTTCTCCAGCGCCTTCATCCCGGTCGACACGATGCCGGGCTGGTTCCAGCCGATCGCCGAGTACCAGCCGTTCACCCCGGCCATCGAGACCCTGCGCGGCCTGCTGCTCGGCACCGAGATCGGCAACAACGGGTGGCTCGCGATCGCCTGGTGCCTGGGTCTCGCGGTGATCGGATACTTCTGGTCGACCTCGAAGTTCAACCGCGACCCGAAGTAACCGCGATGACAGCGCTCCAGGGCGGCGTACTCCGACACCGCGTCGGCGTACGCCGCCCTGTCGGCGTTCAGTCCCGGCGGATCGTGATCGTCGTCCAGATCCCGACGTGTACGCGGTCACCGTCCTTCAACGGCACTGGCAGGTAAGGCTCAAGGGGGTCTTCCGCACCGTTCACCGTGGTGCCGTTGGTGGACTCCTTGTCGATGAGGGACCAGGTGGAGTCGGACTGTTGGACGAGGATGGCGTGTTCGTGGGAGACGCCGGGGTCCTCCGGGATACTGCCGAGATCGATGTCAGGGGTTTCGCCGGTGGAGTGTTGGCGACGGCCGATGGTGATCAGGACGCTGGTGAGGGGAATGTGGCGCTCGGGGGCGTGGGCGGGGAATGAGAATCCCTGGCCCTCGGGGCCGCTGCGGGCCCTCATCGCGGTGAAGTAGTCGCGGTCGGCGCGGACGGTGGCGGTCCAGGTCAGCGGGGCGTCGGGAGCTCCAGCAGACGGCGGTGACTGGGGCACGAAGGCTGCGCCGACGGGAGCCGCGAAGTCGTGGCGGCACTCCTCGCAGAACTGGGCGAGGCCCTCGCGGGGCGTGCCGCAGTTGGGGCAGGGCTCGGCGGGGGAGGTGGCCGGTGCGGGGGACATGCGGTGGCCGCACACCTCGCACCAGTCGTCGGTTTCGGACTGGTGACCGCTCGGACAAGTCGGCATGTCGCTCTTTCTCTCTCCGCCTCTCTTAAGCGTGGCGTGCGCTATTTCCTGACACGTACGGTCTTCGTCGAGCGTGTTTCCAGGGTCATCTCGTCCGCGTTGGCCACTCTGGCCCTGAGCCGCACAGTGCCGGACGCGGCGTCGACGACGTCGACCACCTTGGCGAGCAGCTTCGCAGTGTCGTCGTTGCCGGAGGCGCTGGCGAGCTGGACGGCGCGGCCCAGCTTGGTGGTCGCGGAGTCGAAGTCGCCCTGTTTGCGGGCTTCCAGGCCCTCCTGGATGGCCTGGGCGAGTTCGGCCTGCCCGGTGTAGTGGGCGACTTGGGGGTTGATGTGGGTGGAGGCGGCCATGTCGTCGGTCCAGAAGGCACGTACGAGGCCTTGGGAGACCGCCTGCGTCGTGCCGTCCGGCTGGGGGAGTACGAGGGAGACCCGGGCGGCCAGCATTTCCTGGCCGACTTCGGTGGCGGGGATCCGGATGCAGACGTGGTAATCACGTGCCTCGTCGCCCCAGGAGCCGGTGGGGTGGTCAAAGGCACGGGGGCCGGCTTCGGTGCGGCGCAGCGTCAGGTCCTCGACCGTGGGGGCCACCTGCCTGACCCACTTGATCTCGCAGCCCTGTGGGGTCCAGACGCGCAGCGCCACATCGGCGACGCCCTTGCCCATCGCGTTCTCCATCATCTGCCGGAAGTCGTCGGCCAGACCGGAGGGGTCGGCGACGATGTCCACGGAGCCGAGCAGCGCCGAGGCGATCCCGGTGAGCTCCTTGACCTCCCAGTCGGTGCCGACGCCTCGGGCGTCACAGGTGAAGCGTCCGGCGCAGGCGTCGAGCATGGCCCACAGTGCCCCGGGCTCCTCGTGCTCATTGCGGCCGTCGGTGAGCAGGATGCCGTGGCGTATCGGGACATCGGCCGTGGCGAACAGCTCGTCCGCGAGCCACAGCCAGGTGCCGATCGCGGTGCCGCCGTCCGCGCTGAGCGTGCGCAGGGCCTGCTTGGCCTGGTGGCGGGTGGTGGAGTCGGCCACGGTCAGCCGGCCGTCGGCGGGGTAGACCTCGCGGGCTGTGTGGGTGCCGGCGATCACGGCGAAGGCCACACCGTCGCGGATGGTGTCGATCGCGGCGGCGGTCGCTTGTCGAGCGTTGTGCATCTTGGTCGGCGGGTCGTCCATCGAGCCGGAGCAGTCGACCATGATGACCACGGCCGCGCCCGGACCTTGGGTCACCAACGGCAGGCCGCCGCTGGTACCGCCGCCGGTCGCGGTCACGGTGACGATCGCGTTGACTTCGCGGGCGCCCTCGGGAAGGTACTCGTTCTGGTAGATGTCGACGGCGAATTGCGGCGCGGTCGACTTCGAGAAGACAG is part of the Streptomyces sp. NBC_01262 genome and harbors:
- a CDS encoding ABC transporter permease encodes the protein MSALALAVRDSNTMLRRNLLHARRYPSMTLNLLLTPIMLLLLFVYIFGDVMSAGIGGGGADRSEYVAYIVPGILMMTIGGAVVGTAVSVSMDMTEGVIARFRTMAIHRGSVIIGHVVGSVLQSIVGVVLVGAVAVAIGFRSTDATVLEWLAAFGLLALFSLALTWIAAGMGLISPNAEAASNNALPMILLPLFSSAFIPVDTMPGWFQPIAEYQPFTPAIETLRGLLLGTEIGNNGWLAIAWCLGLAVIGYFWSTSKFNRDPK
- a CDS encoding vWA domain-containing protein, which translates into the protein MAVFSKSTAPQFAVDIYQNEYLPEGAREVNAIVTVTATGGGTSGGLPLVTQGPGAAVVIMVDCSGSMDDPPTKMHNARQATAAAIDTIRDGVAFAVIAGTHTAREVYPADGRLTVADSTTRHQAKQALRTLSADGGTAIGTWLWLADELFATADVPIRHGILLTDGRNEHEEPGALWAMLDACAGRFTCDARGVGTDWEVKELTGIASALLGSVDIVADPSGLADDFRQMMENAMGKGVADVALRVWTPQGCEIKWVRQVAPTVEDLTLRRTEAGPRAFDHPTGSWGDEARDYHVCIRIPATEVGQEMLAARVSLVLPQPDGTTQAVSQGLVRAFWTDDMAASTHINPQVAHYTGQAELAQAIQEGLEARKQGDFDSATTKLGRAVQLASASGNDDTAKLLAKVVDVVDAASGTVRLRARVANADEMTLETRSTKTVRVRK
- a CDS encoding FHA domain-containing protein; the protein is MSPAPATSPAEPCPNCGTPREGLAQFCEECRHDFAAPVGAAFVPQSPPSAGAPDAPLTWTATVRADRDYFTAMRARSGPEGQGFSFPAHAPERHIPLTSVLITIGRRQHSTGETPDIDLGSIPEDPGVSHEHAILVQQSDSTWSLIDKESTNGTTVNGAEDPLEPYLPVPLKDGDRVHVGIWTTITIRRD